Within Calidithermus timidus DSM 17022, the genomic segment GCGAGAGATAGGCCCAGAGCGAGCCCAGCGCGCCGCGGAGGATGTCCCAGTCACGCAGATCACGGCCAACGCCAATATCCATTGTCGCAAGGGCGTCAGCCCGCACCTGATACTCAACGCGGATAACGTGCCCCTCGGGATTGCCGTAAGACTCCAGCAGGAGCTTAGCGCCATAGTCAGTACGAGCCTGGAGACTTTTGGAGTACACGCGAGCCAAGAGGTCACCTGCCCCGAACCGGAAACCAGACCAGGACGGCCCCCGATAGTGAATTTCTACGGGATGGACTTCATAGGCGGGTGTCTCGTGCATAGCGGCCCCCGTGTTACCCATAAGGGGGCCGCCCTGGGGCGCTTGCGCGCCCGCAGGGCTGGACCAGATGGAGCGGGAGCGAGCGCGGCTAACGAAGCGGCCCAGATCATCCAGACCTAGCGGAGCAGGCGCCAGGATGTCAGCAAAGAGGTCGACGCGCGACACCTGGACCCGCTCGGGCTGAGCGCCGACCAGCGCCGACAACTCCTGGACAATCATGGCAACAACAGCGTCTACATCACGGGCAGCAGCCATCATGTAGCGACCCGAAATTTCGACATAGGCTTGCACCTGTCCGGTACGCCGGACAGTGGGGCGCGGATGAGCAAGAGAAACAGACAGCATCCCCCCCTGGAACATCAGACGCCAGCGGAATTTGCGGCCGGGCTGAACCTCGCAAACCTGATAATCGCCGCGAGAGGCATCCCCCAGTGGATTCCACAGAGGCAGATACTCGTTAATTCCGAGAAAACGGCCCTCCCCATGCTCGCGAAAATTGGACAGAGCAGCGTCGAGAGCGGCCTGAAACGATGCTGGGAGATCGTAGGAGTCCCCCCAGGAGAGCCAGAAGACAAAGGTGTCAACGCCGTAGCCGAGTAGAGACATCTTAGGAGATGTGTAAGACTATCCCCATGATCGTCCTCAACTGGCTGGCCTTCCTCATCGCCCTGGCCGTCGCGGTGGTGAGCTGGGGGCTATACACCTACCAGCCCGAGCTGTTGCTGGGTACGCCCTGGGGGCCGGTGCACGTGGGGATCCTGCTGGCGGGTTCTTTTGCTCTGGGGGTGCTGGTGATGGCTTTGTACGCCCTGGCCTGGTGGATAGGACTGCGCCGCACCCTGGGCCGCCAGGGGCGCGAGCTGCGCCAGGCGCGCAACGAGCTCGAGGCCCTCAAGCGCCCACAGGCTCAGGAAGCCCCCGCGGCCCCCAGCCCTGACCAGCAGCCTTGAAGGCGGCAGAACCCGAAGAGCTCCTTGCCATGATCTGGAAGTTTCGCCCCTGGCCCATACGCTCCGAGCTCGAGCCCCTGCTGAAGCTGGGCATTCCGCCCTTGGCGGCGGCCATCTGCTACAACCGGGGCTTTCGCACCCCCCAAGACCTCGATCCTCCCCTCACCTTGCTACCCTTGCGGGGCCTGGAGGAAGCTGCCAGGCGCGTGCTGCAGGCCC encodes:
- a CDS encoding LapA family protein, with product MCKTIPMIVLNWLAFLIALAVAVVSWGLYTYQPELLLGTPWGPVHVGILLAGSFALGVLVMALYALAWWIGLRRTLGRQGRELRQARNELEALKRPQAQEAPAAPSPDQQP